The sequence TGGGCGCTTACATTCAGTTCAAAGCAGGAGAGCAGGTGCAGGTAAAAGTTGCTTCTTCCTACATCAGCACAGAACAGGCGGAACTCAACCTGCAGCGGGAACTGGGTGCTTTCAAAAACCTCGACGATACCCGCAAAGCCGCTGCCGCTGTATGGAACAAATACCTGTCGCGGGTATTGGTGGAAGATACTTCCGAAGTAAACAAAGCCACTTTCTATTCCTGTTTCTTCCGGGCCAGCTTATTTTCCCGGCAGTTCTTTGAATACGATAAAAATGGTCAGCCGTATTACTACAGTCCTTACGACGGCAAAATATACTATGGGTACATGTATACCGATACCGGGTTTTGGGACACCTTCCGGGCGCAATTTCCCCTCAATACCATCCTGCATCCCACCATGCATGGCCGTTACATGCAGGCCCTGCTGGCGGCCAAAGAACAATGCGGCTGGCTGCCCGCCTGGTCATTTCCCGGTGAGGGTGGCAGTATGATTGGCAACCATGCCATCTCGCTGCTCACCGATGCCTGGGTAAAAGGCATCCGCACCTTCGATCCGGAGAAAGCACTGGCCGCTTACTTATATGAGGCTACCAACAAAGGCCCCTGGGGACCGGCCAATGGCCGGCATGGCTGGAAAGAATACTACCAGTTGGGCTATGTGCCTTACCCGGAATATGGCGAAGCAACGGCCAAAACACTGGAATATGCGTATGATGACTTCTGCGGTTACCAGTTGGCCAACGAGGTCAAAGCGCCTTTCTATGCCGGCATCTTTGCGAAGCAGATGTACAACTACCGCAACGTATTTGATTCCACCACCGGCTTCATGCGCGGCAGAAACAGCAAAGGCCAATGGCTGGCTGACTTTGATCCCACCGAGTGGGGCGGACCTTATACCGAAGGATGCGCCTGGCATTGGGTGTGGTCGGTATTTCATGATGTGCAGGGGCTCATCAACCTGCTGGGCGGTGAGCAACACTTCACGGCCAAACTGGACTCTGTATTCACCCGGCCCAATACCTTTAAAGTAGGTACCTATGGGCGGCCGATCCATGAAATGACGGAGATGGCCATGGCCAACATGGGCCAGTATGCCCACGGCAACCAGCCCATCCAGCACATGATCTACCTCTATAACTATGCAGGAGAACCCTGGAAAGCGCAATACCATGCACGGGAAGTCATGCGGCGTTTATACAATGCCACCGAAGATGGTTATCCCGGTGATGAAGACCAGGGACAAACCTCTTCCTGGTATGTGCTCAGTGCGCTCGGCTTTTACAGTGTATGTCCCGGTACCGACCAATACGTATTGGGCAGTCCCTTATTTCAAAAAGTGACCATCACGCTGGAGAATGGCAAGCAACTCACCATCAAAGCCAATGGCAACAGCGGCGAGAACGTATACATACAGCAGGCCACCCTCAATGGCGTTCCCTATACCAAAAACTACATCACCCATGCCGATATCCTGAATGGTGGCGTATGGGAATTTACCATGGGCAATAACCCCAATACTGCAAGAGGCATCAGCCATACAGATAAACCGTTTTCCTTATCTGCTATAAAACAATAACCGTCTACTACATCATCATGTAATACCGGGGAAGCAGGTATGCACTACTTTCATGTTCTACTAATTACAACAACATGAAGTGCTTAACCTGCTTCCTTATTATTATAGCCCTCTCCTCCTCCGCCCAGGAAAAAAAGATCTACGAGAGCGATGTACTCAAAGGCGTCACCACCGCCAAAACAGTCACACCCACCGAAAAGATCTGCTTCGACAAACGTTTTGCCTTTGTCAACAAAACCGGCGCCCGCAGTTTTGAAGGCTGTTTCATGGTCAATACCAAATTGGGTATTACAGGCGCTACGCCCATCAGTACGGAAGGAACGCCCGATTGCGACTTAAACATCAACGAAAAGAAATTCCATTTCATGGTATTTGGCATGAAAGGCAATGAATACGCTTACTTTAGCAGGCTCGAAAAAAAGAAGCAGGCCGAGGAAGGAGAGTTAAAACATTATGTGCGCACCGGCAATACGCACAGGAATCCACTGGCGAATGTGCTGGAAGCCAAAATGCTCTACAACAAACAGCGGAGCCAGGAATTTTGCGACGGGAAATACAAGGCCTGGGAATACCGGAGCGCCGATGAAAAGGATATCCTGTACCTGTATGGTAAAGAATACCCCGGCGATATGATGGCCTATGCCTACCTGGGCAACTATGGCCTGGGGTACCTGAAAACCAATAAGGGCAACTACTTCATCATGAAAAATACCCACGGGCAAACCAGCTTTACGGTGACGGAAATAGAAGACAGGGAATCGTCCGTGGTTTGTTTTGATCCTTCCTTGTTTGAGGTATATGAGGAAACCCATGTGGTGAAGGCCCTGGAGGAAACAGAAAAGAAAGAGCAGGAGCTGGACCGCGAGCTGGCGAAGCAGGAAGACAAAATGCTCAACAGCAACTCGCCTTGCGCGGTAAAAAAATACGAGCTGCTGCAATACAAAAAGCAGGAAGAGCAGAAAAAGAAAGCGCTGCTGGAAAAAATGAAAGACCAGACCCTGGCCTACAGCAACCAGGCAACCATCAATTCCATCGCCAAAGAATACAGCTTTATAGAAGGCATCAAAATGGAACGCCGGCAAACGGAATATGACCTGTGTATATTAAAGACCGACCTCGAAAAGGGCCGCTTTAAGCCGGGCAGCCCCAACTATGCAAAAGCCCAGGAAAAGATCGGTTGCTGGGAACAAAGGATTGATGAGTACAAGAAATTCGAGGACGACATCAAGGCCATCGAAGAACGTAACCGCAACGACATCGCCAAAGCCATCCGGGAAAAAGGGGAGTACTACAAAAACCATGTGCATCATCGCATCGGTGAATTAAGGTGCAGATAACAAGACAGCCCCCTTGTTTTACTAAAATCACCCCGTCGTAGCTTCTTCTCCGCAGAGTCTCCCGCAGGGGACTCTGCGGCTTTACCAAAATGACCCTCTTTTATACGAATTTCCCCCCTCGGCAGCGCTGTTTTTGAGGATAACTTGGGTGCCTCATCCAAACAATACTGCCATATGAGCCATTACCTTTTCAGATCTTTACTATGTATCCTGGCCCTGGCAGGCAGCCTCCACCTGGCTGCCCAGGCGCCCAATTTACCTGTCAAACAGACACTTAATGAAACCCTCCTCACCGGCAGGGCCTTTACCAATGCTGCCGGGGAAGATACTGTGTTGAAACAGTATACTATACCCAATAATTACACCCTCGAAGTAGTAGCAAAAGTAAATACCGCTACCGGTCGGGGCCTTGATATAGAGGCCCGCAACGCCAGGGTGAAAGGTTTCAGGCTCTCGCTGGATGCTGCCACCCTTAAAGGAACATCGGCCCTATCGGCCACTAAGGCATTGACAGCCTCCGGCGCCGGACAGTACCATACCATCCGGGTGGCGGTCAACAATGATTCGGCCTACATCTACCAGAATGGCGCTTATATTGAAACGCAGCCGCTGGCGTCTATTAAAGACATTGCCGGTGGGGTGGAAAGCAATCAATTGCTCAACACCGTGAAAGGCCCCACGCTCATTCCCGACTGGGCTGGTACACCTACTAACAATACCGGTAAACCTGATGCGTATGGCTGGGCCTATACCGGCACCACTTCCACCACTTTATTTGCGGCGGCCAACTCCACCACGGCCGGCACTTCCAGGTACATGGATGTAAACGCTTCTTCGGGTGGCAACCTCCATACCCATAATAGTGCTACCTATACGGGCCGGTTGCTGTATGTACGATGGGATGGCAACAGCATTCAGAATACCGTATACAGTTATCCCGTAACGCTCGAAGCCAATACCACCTATGATTTTTCCATGTTGCATGCCTACATCTCCAATGCCACCGGCAGCAGGACCATCACCGTAGGTGTGGGCCCCACCACCGCTACCAGCGGCAGGATTGCGTCTTATACTTTCACCACCAGTGGCACCAGGGTGCTCAACCGGGAAAACTTTGTCTTTACTTCCCGCGAAGCAGGTACCTATTATTTAACGGTGACCGGCAACTGGGGGCTGTTTTCCATCGGCGAACTATCGGTGAATAAACTGGACGTACTGCCCAGGTTTATTTTTGGTAAGAACTATCCTTCCGGAGCGGTGGATATGGACATCAGCAGTGTGACCTATGAAGAAGGCGCCTATGCGCCTGCAGCGCTTGTGACTGGTCCACAACAACCCGTTACCGTGACCGGCAGTACCGCTTCTTTCCTGCCCACCTTTAATACGCAATTCATTGTGCCCGGTAAAACTGACCTGCACCTGACCGGTGAATACGCGCCTTTAATTAACTCGACGGTAGAATTAAATTCAGCGGATGCCTGGCTCTTCTTCGACAACATCAAGCCATCAGACGTAGTGGCCAACTGGCTCGATAAAGTGACCATCAACGGCATTCCTGCTGCAGGCAATCCCGATCTGCGCATTGCCATCTACAAAAACGGTACGGCCGTTATTCCTTATGGTAAGCAAACCAATACCCAGGCGCTCGAAGTATTTACCGGCGCCAACCTCACCGGTAATACGAAAGCTTACGAAATAGAGACCTATCACAATAACCTCGATACCTTCAACAATAAAATCAGGTCGTTCAAACTACGCAGGGGTTACATGGCCACCCTGGCCAACAATCCCGATGGATCAGGTTACAGCCGGGTGTTCATTGCCAACGATGAGGACCTTATTGTCAATACCCTGCCACAGGGATTGGATACCACCGTTTCCTTCATCCGTGTTTTCCGTTGGGATTGGATCAGCAAAAAAGGAAAAGCAGGCTGGTCGCCGGCAAAGATCAACGCCACCTGGTATTACGACTGGAACATTGGCGGGTCGGCTGCTGCCAACTATGACTATGCGATCATCCGGCAGAACGGCGGATGGCCTTCCTGGAACGACCTCAACAACAAAAAGAACGTCAACCATCTCCTGGGCTTTAATGAACCTGACCGGCCCGATCAGGCGAACATGACCGTTGACCAGGCCTTCAGTCAATGGCCCGACATGATGAAATCGGGTCTGCGCATTGGTTCGCCGGCCCCTGCCAGTCCGCACAACAGTTGGATCACCGACTTCCTGGCGAAATGTGATCAGCTAAACTACCGGGTCGACTTTGTGGCCATTCACTGTTACTGGGGAGGTTTGACGCCGCAGCAGTGGTACTCACAACTAAAGAGCATCTATGACCGGGTGAAGCGTCCACTCTGGATCACCGAATGGAACAATGGCGCCAACTGGACCACCGAACCATGGCCCACCGATCAGCAGGCGCAGTTTGAAAAACAATACAACGATATGAAGGGCATCCTGCAGGTACTGGATACCACTTCCTTTGTAGAGCGCTATGCCATCTACGATTGGGTAGAAAACAAAAGGGCCATGGTATTGGCTGATACCCTTACGCTGGCCGGCAAATACTATGCAGCCAACAAATCGAACTTTGCCTACAACCCGCAAAAAGCATTTGTACATAACTGGAAGTTGGTAGCGCCCGCCTTATCAGCCGCCATCAACAGCGATGATTACTTTAAAGCAACACTAACCTGGAAGGACCTGAACGGCGAAACAGGTTCCAGGTACATCCTCGAAAGAAAAATAGAGGGCGTGGATACCAGCTTCCTGCCCGTGCAGGAATTCACCGGTTACCCGGTGGCGGGTACCCTCACCTATGTAGACAGTGTATTCAACAAAGCCACCTACCGGGTGAAAGCCGTTGATTTTTCCGGCAGCCAGTTTGTGTATTCCGCTACACTCGATGTGGTCAGGGATGCAGTGCCGGTAGCGCCCACCAGCCTTACCGGCGAAGTGCTGGCGGCCTCACAGATCAAACTGCAATGGAATGCGGGTACCAATGTCCGTTCCTACAACCTGAAGCGGTCATTACATCCCGACGGACCTTTTGACACGGTAGCTGCCCGTACCACCCAATTGGAGTTTACCGACAAGAACCTCACACCGGCTACCACCTATTACTATATGGTGACGGCGCTGAACTCCGCAGGAGAAAGCGCTCCTTCAGCACTGCTGGAACTACGCACCAACGATCTCGTTGCACCCACAACTGTATTACAGCCACGCATCGCCTCAGGCGATGCCAGGATCATACTTACCTGGGATTTCCAGTACGACGCCTTGTATCATGTATTGCGTTCCGGTGCGGAGAATGGCAGCTATGATACCATTGCCACGGCGGTGGATGTGGTACGTTTTACAGATAGTGCGGTCACCAATGGTACCCACTACTATTACAAAGCGATAGCGTACAATGCAGCGGGCAGCAGTCCCGAAACGGCTGTGTTAACAGGCAAGCCTATGGCCGGTCGTCACCTGTTCGTCTCCTTCAATGATACCGGCAGTGTGGCTGAAGATACCTGGGGCGGCTATCAGGGCAGGCTGGCGGCTACTGCTATGCGGGATACGGGCTACACCGGCAGCGCCTTGAAACTGGATGGCACGGCCACTGCTTATGCCACACTGGATGAAGGAATGCTCACCGGGCTCAATGATTTTACCATTGCGACCTGGGTGAAGATGGACGCGCTCTCCAACTGGATGCGGATCTTTGATTTCGGTACCGGTACTAATCAATACCTGTTCCTCACACCGCAGGTGAACGTAACCGGCGGACAATCCACCGTGCGTTACGCCATCAAGAATGGTGGTGGTGAACAATCCGTCAGCTATGCCTTTGCCTGGCCGTTAAACACCTGGACGCACCTGGCCGTTACCCAGTCGGGCAATACTGCCAGTCTGTACATCAATGGCGCGCTGGTAGCTGCCAACAACAACATTACCATCAAGCCTGCTCAATTGGGCAGCACCCGCCAGAACTACATCGGTAAATCCCAGTTCAACGATCCCCTGCTCAAAGGCGCGGTGGATGAATTCAAAATTTTCAACCGGGCATTGACTGCCTTTGAAATAACGGAAGCGATGAAAGAGGAGCAAGCCATCTTCTTCGCGCCGATCGCAGAAAAGAAAATAACCGATAGCAACTTTGTGGCCGGTGCTACGGCTTCTTCCGGTCTGCCCATTACCTATACATCTTCCGATACATCAGTAGCTACAATTATTAATGACACCATCTACATCGTGGGGGCCGGTATTGCCAGCATTACGGCTACCCAGCCGGGCAATGGTCAGTATGCAGCCGCCCTACCGGTGGTGCAATCACTCACTGTAACCAAATTGTACTACGTAGATGGTGATAACGATGGATTGGGTTCGCAGGTAGCGCATTGGCTGCCGGTGCCTACAGCCCCGGCGGGTTATGCAGAGAACAATACCGATTGTGACGATACCAACCCGGTGCCGGTAACCGTAACCATTCCCGATGTATATGCTATGAACCTGGCCTCGGCAGAAAAGAATACCATCTACATCGGTTATGGACCAGAGTCCCTCACCATCAAGGCAATGCCGGCCGGTGGGACCGGGCCTTACCAATATGCGTGGAGTGGGGGAGCTACTACCCGGTCTATCACGGTGCGGGTGGCGGATACCTTTGCCGTAGTGGTGACCGATGCAAAAGGATGCCAGGCGTCTGCTGCTATCATCATCAAAACCATGAATGTGGAATGCGGCCCCCGCAACAACAAAGTCATGGTTTGTCACAAAGGCAGAACCCTTTGTGTGGCCGCCGCCGCAGTGGAAGCACACCTGTGCCATGGCGA comes from Paraflavitalea devenefica and encodes:
- a CDS encoding GH92 family glycosyl hydrolase, coding for MKLNVIVGTLLWSNLALAQQPDLVKYVNTLQGTNSSFELTRGNTYPTTALPFGMNTWTPQTGKNGDGWKYQYTKKKIRGFQQAHQCSSWTNDYAVFSFMPIIGKLTVNEDDRATGFSHANETARPDYYKVKLDNGITTEMAPTERGAHLRFSFPKKEASYLVLDGYTKMSLVKIIPEERKIIGYVNNGHYKTANFRNYFVAVFDKPFVAYGTWENRKNTVQATAANAEGEGVGAYIQFKAGEQVQVKVASSYISTEQAELNLQRELGAFKNLDDTRKAAAAVWNKYLSRVLVEDTSEVNKATFYSCFFRASLFSRQFFEYDKNGQPYYYSPYDGKIYYGYMYTDTGFWDTFRAQFPLNTILHPTMHGRYMQALLAAKEQCGWLPAWSFPGEGGSMIGNHAISLLTDAWVKGIRTFDPEKALAAYLYEATNKGPWGPANGRHGWKEYYQLGYVPYPEYGEATAKTLEYAYDDFCGYQLANEVKAPFYAGIFAKQMYNYRNVFDSTTGFMRGRNSKGQWLADFDPTEWGGPYTEGCAWHWVWSVFHDVQGLINLLGGEQHFTAKLDSVFTRPNTFKVGTYGRPIHEMTEMAMANMGQYAHGNQPIQHMIYLYNYAGEPWKAQYHAREVMRRLYNATEDGYPGDEDQGQTSSWYVLSALGFYSVCPGTDQYVLGSPLFQKVTITLENGKQLTIKANGNSGENVYIQQATLNGVPYTKNYITHADILNGGVWEFTMGNNPNTARGISHTDKPFSLSAIKQ
- a CDS encoding glycosyl hydrolase; amino-acid sequence: MSHYLFRSLLCILALAGSLHLAAQAPNLPVKQTLNETLLTGRAFTNAAGEDTVLKQYTIPNNYTLEVVAKVNTATGRGLDIEARNARVKGFRLSLDAATLKGTSALSATKALTASGAGQYHTIRVAVNNDSAYIYQNGAYIETQPLASIKDIAGGVESNQLLNTVKGPTLIPDWAGTPTNNTGKPDAYGWAYTGTTSTTLFAAANSTTAGTSRYMDVNASSGGNLHTHNSATYTGRLLYVRWDGNSIQNTVYSYPVTLEANTTYDFSMLHAYISNATGSRTITVGVGPTTATSGRIASYTFTTSGTRVLNRENFVFTSREAGTYYLTVTGNWGLFSIGELSVNKLDVLPRFIFGKNYPSGAVDMDISSVTYEEGAYAPAALVTGPQQPVTVTGSTASFLPTFNTQFIVPGKTDLHLTGEYAPLINSTVELNSADAWLFFDNIKPSDVVANWLDKVTINGIPAAGNPDLRIAIYKNGTAVIPYGKQTNTQALEVFTGANLTGNTKAYEIETYHNNLDTFNNKIRSFKLRRGYMATLANNPDGSGYSRVFIANDEDLIVNTLPQGLDTTVSFIRVFRWDWISKKGKAGWSPAKINATWYYDWNIGGSAAANYDYAIIRQNGGWPSWNDLNNKKNVNHLLGFNEPDRPDQANMTVDQAFSQWPDMMKSGLRIGSPAPASPHNSWITDFLAKCDQLNYRVDFVAIHCYWGGLTPQQWYSQLKSIYDRVKRPLWITEWNNGANWTTEPWPTDQQAQFEKQYNDMKGILQVLDTTSFVERYAIYDWVENKRAMVLADTLTLAGKYYAANKSNFAYNPQKAFVHNWKLVAPALSAAINSDDYFKATLTWKDLNGETGSRYILERKIEGVDTSFLPVQEFTGYPVAGTLTYVDSVFNKATYRVKAVDFSGSQFVYSATLDVVRDAVPVAPTSLTGEVLAASQIKLQWNAGTNVRSYNLKRSLHPDGPFDTVAARTTQLEFTDKNLTPATTYYYMVTALNSAGESAPSALLELRTNDLVAPTTVLQPRIASGDARIILTWDFQYDALYHVLRSGAENGSYDTIATAVDVVRFTDSAVTNGTHYYYKAIAYNAAGSSPETAVLTGKPMAGRHLFVSFNDTGSVAEDTWGGYQGRLAATAMRDTGYTGSALKLDGTATAYATLDEGMLTGLNDFTIATWVKMDALSNWMRIFDFGTGTNQYLFLTPQVNVTGGQSTVRYAIKNGGGEQSVSYAFAWPLNTWTHLAVTQSGNTASLYINGALVAANNNITIKPAQLGSTRQNYIGKSQFNDPLLKGAVDEFKIFNRALTAFEITEAMKEEQAIFFAPIAEKKITDSNFVAGATASSGLPITYTSSDTSVATIINDTIYIVGAGIASITATQPGNGQYAAALPVVQSLTVTKLYYVDGDNDGLGSQVAHWLPVPTAPAGYAENNTDCDDTNPVPVTVTIPDVYAMNLASAEKNTIYIGYGPESLTIKAMPAGGTGPYQYAWSGGATTRSITVRVADTFAVVVTDAKGCQASAAIIIKTMNVECGPRNNKVMVCHKGRTLCVAAAAVEAHLCHGDRLGDCDVLTAASQASPIGKATVGEEHLGVTLYPNPVKDHLTINIGKLEQQASIQVFNAVGTRVIAKNLTTATSQLSFKGLAAGIYYVQIRNGAQLKVEKIVKE